In the Ochrobactrum sp. Marseille-Q0166 genome, one interval contains:
- a CDS encoding siderophore-interacting protein: MSQSTLENSHALLSHANIALQNGRSYLPNIIDRLNSYHAQYDMDGDSHRFDFSFGRIEIDNKTDGYRVALHAEDDTGLYRLKDLAAVAIKLYTKEEAPEIVWQGDRAGHQVLPQFRLMQVVSSSLLTPRMLRVRLTGEDLKRFSMFGAMHIRLLLPTDEVPQPVWPIMGPNGLPFWPDDSRKPLSRAYTVRNLDIDQGWLEIDFYLHDVEGLACAWAKNAKAGDQVGLMGPVGRPLRQAERYLMGADATGLPAIGRMLAEFPEDVTGRVVIAVDSQADVQNLVHPSGISVDWIIDSNQTRAAETLTQVLCEAEWPEGPDSFGWFAGEADQAKIVRKHWREKLGKSREETLVAGYWHKDAVGFMAG, from the coding sequence TTGTCGCAGTCAACTCTTGAAAATTCGCACGCACTGCTAAGCCATGCAAATATCGCTCTGCAAAATGGCCGCTCATATCTGCCCAATATCATTGATCGCCTGAATTCATATCATGCTCAATATGATATGGATGGTGACAGTCATAGGTTTGATTTTTCTTTCGGTCGTATTGAGATTGATAACAAAACAGACGGTTATCGCGTGGCGCTTCATGCTGAAGACGATACTGGCTTATATCGTCTCAAAGATCTTGCAGCTGTTGCAATCAAGCTTTACACCAAGGAAGAAGCCCCGGAAATTGTCTGGCAAGGAGACAGGGCAGGGCACCAGGTTTTACCGCAGTTTCGTCTGATGCAGGTTGTGTCAAGCAGTCTATTGACGCCGCGCATGTTGCGCGTGCGCCTAACAGGCGAAGACCTGAAGCGCTTTTCGATGTTTGGCGCCATGCATATTCGGTTGCTTCTTCCAACTGACGAGGTTCCACAGCCGGTTTGGCCAATTATGGGGCCGAATGGATTGCCTTTCTGGCCGGATGACTCTCGAAAGCCGCTATCTCGTGCTTATACGGTCCGTAATCTCGACATAGACCAAGGCTGGCTTGAAATTGACTTCTACCTTCACGACGTTGAAGGACTTGCTTGTGCGTGGGCGAAAAATGCAAAGGCAGGGGATCAGGTTGGTTTGATGGGGCCTGTCGGGCGTCCTCTCCGCCAGGCAGAACGCTATCTCATGGGTGCGGATGCAACCGGCCTTCCGGCGATCGGACGTATGCTTGCAGAGTTCCCTGAAGACGTGACCGGGCGTGTTGTGATTGCGGTGGATAGCCAGGCCGACGTTCAGAATCTGGTTCATCCATCGGGCATCTCTGTGGACTGGATTATCGATTCTAACCAGACACGTGCCGCGGAAACGTTGACACAGGTGCTTTGTGAAGCTGAGTGGCCCGAGGGACCGGATAGTTTTGGCTGGTTTGCAGGAGAGGCTGATCAAGCGAAGATTGTCAGAAAGCACTGGCGCGAAAAACTCGGTAAAAGCCGTGAAGAAACGCTGGTCGCAGGTTACTGGCACAAGGATGCGGTCGGTTTTATGGCCGGTTAA
- a CDS encoding ABC transporter ATP-binding protein, translating to MAELLKRFAGYYKPHRALFMLDFSCAVAAGLLELAFPIAVTVFIDRLLPTGQLGIIGLAAVGLFAIYVFNAFLQVVVTYWGHMLGIRIETEMRRKAFDHLQKLSFGFFDNQKTGHLVGRLTKDLEEIGEVAHHGPEDLFIAVMTLIGAFALMIWVHVPLALITALIVPLSAYVTLRYGGRMTSNWHALYRRVGDFNARIEENVGGIRVVQAFTNEDHERKLFAESNENYQKTKLAAYKIMAASMSLSYLSMRFVQVVVMLAGAWFVVRGEMTAGGFVGFLLLVNVFFRPIDKINSVIESYPKGIAGFQRYIDFMDTRPDIADRPNAQSVSRLKGDIEYRDVSFGYSDKRPILSHLNIAIKAGETIAFVGASGAGKTTICSMLPRFYEVTDGGIFIDGIDIRDMTLKSLRSNIGIVSQDVFLFAGSIRENIAYGRLEATDKEIVEAARRARLDDVIANLPDGYDTVIGERGVKLSGGQKQRLAIARIFLKNPPILILDEATSALDTETERAIQQSLADLSVGRTTLVIAHRLATIVNSDRILVVEGGEIVEQGSHKELLNINNGRYQRLHSVQSTSINGLLSA from the coding sequence ATGGCTGAATTGTTGAAGCGCTTTGCGGGTTATTACAAGCCGCATCGCGCTTTGTTTATGCTCGACTTTTCATGCGCTGTGGCGGCAGGCCTTCTTGAGTTGGCGTTCCCTATTGCTGTGACGGTTTTTATTGATCGTCTGCTGCCGACAGGTCAGCTCGGTATTATCGGTTTGGCAGCAGTTGGGCTTTTTGCAATCTACGTCTTCAACGCTTTTCTACAGGTTGTTGTGACATATTGGGGCCACATGCTCGGCATCCGCATTGAAACGGAAATGCGGCGGAAGGCATTTGATCATCTCCAGAAGCTATCATTCGGCTTTTTCGATAATCAGAAAACGGGCCATCTCGTCGGACGCTTGACGAAAGATCTGGAGGAAATCGGCGAAGTTGCACACCACGGACCGGAAGATCTCTTCATTGCGGTTATGACCCTTATCGGCGCTTTTGCATTGATGATATGGGTACATGTTCCTCTGGCGTTGATTACAGCACTTATCGTGCCGTTGTCGGCATATGTCACGCTACGCTACGGTGGGCGGATGACATCGAATTGGCACGCGCTTTATCGGCGGGTTGGCGACTTCAATGCACGCATTGAAGAAAACGTCGGCGGTATTCGTGTGGTTCAGGCCTTTACCAATGAAGACCATGAACGCAAGCTGTTTGCCGAAAGTAACGAAAACTATCAGAAGACCAAGCTTGCCGCCTATAAAATCATGGCAGCGTCGATGTCGCTCTCTTATCTGTCCATGCGTTTTGTGCAGGTAGTCGTGATGTTGGCCGGCGCTTGGTTTGTCGTGCGTGGTGAAATGACCGCGGGTGGTTTTGTCGGCTTCCTTCTGTTGGTCAACGTGTTTTTCCGCCCTATCGATAAGATCAACTCCGTTATCGAAAGCTATCCGAAAGGCATTGCTGGCTTTCAGCGTTATATTGATTTTATGGATACGCGTCCTGACATTGCAGACCGTCCGAATGCCCAATCGGTTTCGCGTCTGAAAGGCGATATCGAGTATCGTGACGTCAGTTTTGGTTACAGCGACAAACGTCCAATTTTGAGCCATCTCAATATTGCAATTAAAGCCGGTGAAACGATTGCGTTTGTCGGGGCGTCTGGCGCAGGAAAAACCACGATCTGTTCCATGCTTCCTCGTTTTTATGAAGTGACAGATGGTGGCATTTTCATAGACGGTATCGATATTCGCGATATGACGCTAAAGTCACTTCGTTCAAATATCGGCATTGTCAGTCAGGATGTGTTTTTGTTTGCTGGTAGTATTCGAGAGAATATTGCTTATGGCCGCCTTGAAGCAACCGATAAGGAAATTGTCGAAGCGGCACGTCGCGCGCGTCTTGACGACGTAATAGCCAATCTTCCCGACGGCTATGATACTGTTATCGGCGAACGCGGCGTAAAGCTCTCAGGTGGGCAGAAACAGCGCTTGGCTATTGCGCGTATTTTTCTGAAGAACCCACCGATCCTCATTCTGGATGAGGCAACGTCTGCATTGGATACCGAGACCGAACGTGCAATTCAGCAATCGCTCGCAGACCTTTCGGTGGGCCGTACAACACTTGTTATCGCGCATCGTCTCGCAACTATTGTAAATTCAGATCGTATTCTGGTGGTTGAGGGCGGCGAGATCGTAGAGCAGGGAAGCCACAAAGAATTGCTCAATATAAATAATGGCCGTTATCAGCGCCTGCATAGCGTACAGTCAACATCGATCAATGGATTGCTGTCGGCCTGA
- a CDS encoding TonB-dependent siderophore receptor, with the protein MTTSKKHTMKTALASGTALAFLPFASALALAQDSSTTIKLDTVTVQTGTGNPAAGIAPVEGFVPQATTTGSKSSVAIEKIPQSVSVVGRDQIYAIGAQKLDEALRYTPGVLGQPFGVDNDTDWLYIRGFEATQYGTYLNGLQNFSYGFGGFLIDSFDIERIDVLRGASSALYGGSNPGGIVNYISKRPNGERIRYLETGINSYGNGYVGFDIGDKATESVNYRINGKIQGGDNYTDYAKEFRGVLSPSIEYKPDEATRLTILANYTHLDLTHDGGSFLPYYGTVVPTEFGTISRKTNLTEPDIDDYKREQVQIGYEFEHHFDDDWTVRQNVRYGFAHVKEHSLYAYGYNFLPQPTPGNPEVSRINFKHDTTVQTFQADNQLEGVVNTGALTHNLLFGAEYRYFRINQMQQTGADTTSINPYDPIYGAPQGPMNPPYIDQDLRRHQLGIYAQDRIEFGDGWIVTMNGRYDYVWTDATGLPSYEYNTGRLSGRAGIGYEFENGITPYFSVATFFNPIIETLYDGTYAQPETGTQYEVGVKYRPELFDGLITASLFDLTKENALTGSSFAREQLGKVNSRGVEVEVQANINDDWKVTASLTAYDLKIKENDSNPSIIGNRPYLLPEQQASAFVQYTVPEGQLKGVTLGGGIRYLGSSYADEENSLKVPAVTLADLKLGYEKDNWGVDLNVTNLFDKNYVAGCQGVFVCGYGEGRKALLRIHTKW; encoded by the coding sequence ATGACCACTTCGAAGAAGCACACAATGAAGACGGCTCTTGCAAGTGGAACTGCACTCGCCTTTCTGCCATTCGCAAGCGCGCTCGCTTTGGCACAGGATTCGAGTACAACAATCAAGCTCGATACGGTTACAGTGCAGACCGGGACAGGCAACCCAGCCGCTGGCATCGCACCTGTGGAAGGCTTTGTCCCTCAAGCAACGACGACCGGCTCAAAAAGCAGTGTTGCGATTGAAAAAATCCCGCAATCTGTTTCAGTTGTCGGGCGTGATCAGATCTACGCAATTGGCGCTCAGAAGCTTGATGAAGCCTTGCGCTACACACCCGGGGTTCTAGGACAGCCATTTGGCGTCGATAACGACACGGATTGGCTTTACATTCGCGGTTTTGAAGCCACACAATACGGCACTTATCTCAATGGATTGCAGAATTTCAGTTACGGATTTGGTGGCTTTCTGATCGATAGCTTCGATATTGAGCGCATCGATGTGCTTCGTGGCGCATCTTCCGCTCTCTATGGCGGCTCCAATCCGGGCGGCATTGTCAACTACATCAGCAAGCGCCCCAATGGTGAGCGCATCCGCTATCTGGAAACAGGCATTAACAGTTATGGCAATGGCTATGTCGGTTTCGATATTGGCGACAAAGCCACAGAAAGTGTCAATTATCGTATCAACGGCAAGATACAGGGCGGCGATAATTACACTGATTACGCCAAAGAGTTTCGCGGCGTGCTTTCACCAAGTATCGAATACAAACCCGATGAAGCAACCCGGCTTACCATCCTTGCGAATTATACGCATCTCGACCTAACGCATGATGGCGGCAGTTTTCTGCCTTATTACGGCACAGTTGTTCCAACAGAGTTTGGAACAATTTCACGCAAGACTAATCTGACCGAACCCGATATCGATGACTACAAGCGCGAACAGGTTCAAATCGGCTATGAATTTGAGCATCATTTCGACGATGATTGGACGGTTCGTCAGAATGTCCGCTATGGCTTTGCACATGTGAAGGAACATAGCCTCTATGCATATGGCTATAATTTCCTGCCACAGCCCACTCCCGGCAATCCGGAAGTTTCGCGCATTAACTTTAAGCACGACACAACAGTGCAAACCTTTCAAGCAGATAACCAGCTTGAAGGTGTCGTGAACACTGGGGCGCTAACCCATAATCTGCTATTTGGCGCTGAATACCGCTATTTCCGCATCAATCAAATGCAGCAAACCGGTGCGGACACGACTTCGATTAATCCATATGACCCGATTTATGGTGCACCGCAGGGTCCGATGAACCCACCCTATATTGATCAGGATTTGCGGCGTCATCAGCTTGGAATTTATGCGCAGGACCGCATCGAATTTGGCGACGGCTGGATTGTTACAATGAACGGCCGTTATGATTATGTCTGGACAGATGCAACTGGTTTGCCTTCCTATGAATATAATACAGGCCGTTTGTCCGGGCGCGCCGGTATCGGTTATGAATTTGAAAATGGTATTACGCCCTATTTCAGCGTAGCCACCTTCTTCAATCCGATTATTGAGACGCTGTATGATGGCACTTATGCGCAGCCAGAAACAGGCACGCAATATGAGGTGGGTGTCAAATATCGTCCTGAGCTTTTCGATGGCCTCATTACAGCCTCGCTCTTTGACCTTACAAAAGAAAATGCTCTCACGGGCAGTAGTTTTGCACGTGAACAATTGGGAAAAGTGAATTCCCGTGGGGTTGAGGTGGAGGTTCAGGCCAATATCAATGATGATTGGAAAGTGACGGCTTCGCTTACGGCCTATGATCTGAAGATCAAGGAAAATGACTCCAATCCATCCATCATTGGAAATCGCCCATACCTGCTCCCCGAGCAGCAGGCTTCGGCTTTTGTTCAATACACAGTACCTGAAGGTCAGCTCAAAGGCGTGACGCTGGGCGGTGGCATACGCTACTTGGGCTCATCCTATGCGGATGAAGAGAATTCGCTCAAAGTTCCAGCCGTTACTCTGGCAGACCTGAAACTGGGCTACGAAAAAGACAATTGGGGCGTCGATCTTAACGTCACCAACCTGTTCGATAAAAACTACGTTGCAGGCTGTCAGGGTGTCTTTGTTTGTGGATATGGAGAAGGCAGAAAAGCATTATTGCGCATTCATACGAAGTGGTAA
- a CDS encoding AraC family transcriptional regulator — translation MTSHIEDVSLLDDLHYRVWNGAIADVWTVDCGPGARGEYVSQAPRLFLVLESLGELIIGPDQRARLPVTTQDRPRLCYIPAGMTVWSRVAQPGKLKHLDLHIDSRALQQSFGNTLDYNAMERPRLSFSNRKLEQIGSLLAEECQSKAPLHDLYGEGLISALISELFEVRQEQNPRANKLSPWQLRRVTDFIESNCFRIIRLKEIADLADLSEAYFCTAFKASTGVSPHTWQMQRRIEYAQKLLLQPNASLPHIAAISGFSDQAHFTRVFKKLTGLTPAVWSRMQA, via the coding sequence ATGACCAGCCACATCGAAGATGTCAGCTTGCTTGACGATCTTCATTACCGCGTCTGGAATGGAGCGATTGCCGATGTTTGGACGGTTGACTGCGGCCCCGGTGCACGTGGCGAATATGTATCTCAGGCCCCACGCCTTTTTCTGGTTCTGGAAAGCCTTGGCGAATTGATAATCGGCCCCGATCAAAGAGCAAGACTTCCGGTTACCACACAAGATCGACCACGCCTTTGCTATATACCTGCCGGCATGACAGTCTGGAGCCGGGTCGCGCAACCCGGCAAGCTTAAACACCTGGATCTGCATATCGATAGCCGAGCACTCCAGCAGAGTTTTGGCAATACGCTCGATTACAATGCAATGGAGCGCCCTCGCCTTTCATTCTCAAACCGCAAGCTTGAGCAAATTGGCAGTCTGCTTGCAGAGGAATGTCAGTCGAAAGCTCCGCTTCACGATCTGTATGGCGAAGGATTGATCAGTGCGCTTATAAGCGAATTGTTTGAAGTGCGTCAGGAACAAAATCCACGGGCGAATAAACTTTCCCCCTGGCAATTGCGGCGCGTGACGGATTTCATCGAAAGCAATTGTTTTCGTATCATACGTTTAAAAGAAATCGCCGACTTAGCTGATCTCTCAGAAGCTTATTTTTGCACCGCTTTCAAAGCTTCCACCGGTGTTTCACCCCATACATGGCAAATGCAGCGACGCATTGAGTACGCCCAAAAACTCCTGTTGCAGCCAAATGCTTCGCTTCCGCATATTGCAGCAATTTCAGGTTTTTCTGATCAGGCGCATTTTACACGCGTTTTCAAAAAGCTGACGGGCTTGACACCCGCGGTATGGTCGCGGATGCAGGCATAA
- a CDS encoding ATP-binding cassette domain-containing protein, protein MTAALFELENVSFAVPGRTLLQPLTMSIPAASLTALIGHNGSGKSTLLKILARQHPASGGTVRFAGRPLNEWGDREFARKLAYLPQQTAATPGMLAKELVALGRYPWHGALGRFGAVDRQKVEEAIELTGIAPFAERMVDTLSGGERQRVWLAMLVAQDAECLLLDEPTSALDIAHQIEVLSLVQKLSHEKNLSVFVVLHDVNMAARFCDAVFALHSGRLIAKSTPEGIMVPDRLKEIYGISMDVMQHKTTGHLIAAPV, encoded by the coding sequence ATGACTGCCGCATTGTTTGAGCTTGAAAATGTCAGTTTTGCAGTTCCGGGGCGCACCCTCTTGCAGCCCTTGACCATGTCTATACCTGCTGCAAGTTTGACTGCACTCATAGGTCATAACGGGTCCGGAAAATCGACACTCCTTAAAATTCTCGCACGACAACATCCCGCATCAGGCGGAACCGTGCGGTTCGCAGGCAGACCGCTCAACGAATGGGGCGACCGTGAATTTGCACGCAAGCTCGCCTATCTGCCCCAGCAAACTGCAGCCACACCCGGAATGTTGGCGAAGGAATTGGTGGCGCTGGGTCGCTATCCCTGGCACGGTGCTTTGGGTCGTTTCGGCGCCGTTGACCGACAGAAAGTAGAAGAGGCTATTGAACTAACAGGAATAGCTCCTTTTGCAGAGCGTATGGTCGATACACTTTCAGGCGGTGAACGCCAGCGTGTCTGGCTTGCAATGCTTGTTGCACAGGATGCCGAGTGTCTTTTGCTGGATGAGCCGACATCCGCACTCGACATCGCGCATCAGATTGAAGTTTTGTCCCTTGTGCAAAAGCTCTCACATGAAAAAAATCTGAGCGTATTTGTAGTTCTTCATGATGTGAACATGGCTGCCCGGTTCTGTGACGCGGTGTTCGCTCTGCACAGTGGCCGACTGATCGCAAAATCAACCCCAGAGGGCATCATGGTGCCTGATCGCCTTAAAGAAATTTACGGAATCTCGATGGACGTCATGCAGCATAAGACCACAGGCCATCTGATCGCCGCACCAGTATAA
- a CDS encoding sigma-54 dependent transcriptional regulator has product MKNIPVILVDDDNALRRATRQTLELAGYEVQDFGGAVEALTVISSAFEGVVVTDVRMPNIDGLELFSRIQSIDTDLPVILITGHGDIPMAVQAIQNGAYDFIAKPFAAERLIHSILRAAEHRKLVLENRRLRGLAVDAQNDMPLIGQTAAIENLRRTIRDIADTDVDVLIAGETGSGKEVVAQLLHDWGSRCKGNFVALNCGALPETVIESELFGHEAGAFRGAKKKRIGRIEHAGGGPLFLDKKKSMPAATQVKLLRVLEMREITPLGTNEVRPVDLRVVAAAKIDLGDPKQRGDFREDLYYRLNVVTLTIPPLRERRDDIPLLFSYFLERAARRFNRDIPIMDSATHRYLMEHNWPGNVRELVHFAERYALGVKPVSQQQVSLQEEQETLPKRLERFEADLIRKTLAANNGNVQDTLEALGIPRKTFYDKMQRHGINRADYKTGN; this is encoded by the coding sequence ATGAAGAACATTCCGGTTATACTGGTCGACGACGACAATGCCCTGCGCCGGGCCACACGGCAAACGCTAGAGCTTGCGGGTTATGAGGTTCAGGACTTTGGCGGAGCAGTCGAAGCATTGACTGTAATCTCTTCCGCATTCGAAGGCGTCGTCGTAACAGACGTGCGGATGCCAAATATCGATGGTCTGGAGTTGTTTTCGCGCATCCAGTCCATTGATACGGATTTGCCGGTTATTTTAATTACTGGCCATGGCGATATCCCAATGGCTGTTCAGGCAATTCAGAACGGTGCCTATGACTTTATTGCTAAACCTTTTGCAGCGGAAAGGCTGATTCACAGCATCCTGAGAGCCGCAGAACATAGAAAACTGGTTCTGGAAAACCGCAGACTTCGGGGGCTGGCAGTCGACGCACAGAATGACATGCCCCTCATTGGCCAGACCGCTGCTATCGAAAATCTCCGCCGAACCATCCGCGATATTGCCGATACCGATGTCGATGTTTTGATCGCTGGAGAAACTGGAAGCGGCAAAGAAGTTGTCGCGCAGTTGCTTCACGACTGGGGCAGTCGTTGTAAAGGCAATTTTGTCGCGCTTAATTGCGGTGCATTGCCGGAAACAGTCATCGAAAGCGAGCTTTTCGGCCATGAAGCCGGTGCGTTCAGGGGTGCTAAGAAAAAACGCATTGGTCGCATTGAACATGCAGGCGGTGGCCCTCTTTTTTTGGATAAAAAAAAAAGCATGCCCGCCGCTACTCAGGTGAAGTTGCTCCGCGTCTTGGAAATGCGCGAGATCACACCGTTGGGCACCAATGAAGTTCGCCCCGTTGATCTTCGTGTTGTTGCTGCCGCAAAGATTGATCTCGGAGACCCTAAACAGCGCGGTGATTTCCGTGAAGATCTTTATTATCGCTTAAATGTTGTAACACTGACGATCCCGCCATTGCGCGAGCGCCGTGATGATATTCCGCTGCTTTTTTCTTATTTTCTTGAACGTGCTGCGCGGCGATTTAATCGCGACATTCCGATAATGGATAGCGCGACACACCGCTATCTGATGGAACATAACTGGCCGGGGAATGTGCGAGAGCTCGTCCATTTTGCTGAACGGTACGCTTTGGGGGTTAAGCCTGTTTCACAACAGCAAGTAAGCCTGCAGGAAGAACAAGAGACATTACCAAAGCGTCTGGAGCGTTTTGAAGCCGATCTCATTCGGAAAACGCTTGCTGCCAACAATGGAAATGTCCAGGACACGCTGGAAGCACTCGGCATTCCACGCAAGACATTTTACGATAAAATGCAGAGACATGGCATCAACAGAGCAGACTATAAGACCGGGAACTGA
- a CDS encoding ATP-binding protein, protein MVKLSFDQLEKDWHETGRPTFVTDDRGIVLITSLPSWRFMTIGAFPPKRIEAIRQTLQFGDAPLKPLPLSIKPLAGESDAVLVNALLPGTAKNADYLAITSHVETTPWQIYSLAPMRAPIEAAVREARLVAFIVIAALAAIIGILLRRRQRIIARIADVQRRQSELEDRVIERTRDLVKARDRLQSEISDHHKTETMLQGVQQDLVHANRLAIMGQVAAGVAHEINQPVATIRAYADNARVFLERKQLDAATENLAEIAALTERIGIITGDLRTFARKGHRPSESVQLADVISGALILLRSRFSGNMDQFDIELPPMDLKVAGHSLRLEQILINLFQNALEAVEGKGNSGKIKVRTKSLSKTVVLTISDNGPGIPRHIQDNLFTPFNTSKDHGLGLGLVIVKEILNDYGGKISVKSNAQGTSFRVEFKKA, encoded by the coding sequence GTGGTCAAGCTCTCATTCGATCAACTTGAAAAAGACTGGCACGAAACTGGCCGCCCCACTTTTGTGACAGACGATCGCGGCATAGTGCTGATTACCAGTCTTCCGTCCTGGCGGTTTATGACGATCGGCGCGTTTCCTCCGAAACGGATTGAAGCTATTCGCCAGACTCTTCAATTTGGCGATGCTCCACTCAAGCCGCTTCCGTTGTCTATAAAGCCGCTTGCTGGAGAATCCGACGCCGTTCTCGTTAATGCCCTTCTTCCCGGCACAGCCAAAAACGCGGACTATCTGGCGATTACTTCTCATGTCGAGACAACGCCATGGCAGATATATAGCCTGGCTCCAATGAGAGCACCAATCGAAGCCGCTGTTAGAGAAGCGCGCCTCGTTGCTTTCATTGTTATAGCGGCGCTCGCGGCAATAATTGGTATCTTGCTGCGCCGCAGGCAGCGCATTATTGCACGAATTGCAGATGTGCAGCGGCGACAATCGGAGTTGGAAGACCGCGTTATTGAGCGAACACGTGATCTCGTCAAAGCGCGTGATCGCTTACAATCGGAAATCAGCGACCATCATAAAACGGAAACAATGCTCCAAGGCGTGCAGCAAGATCTTGTACATGCCAATCGACTGGCAATCATGGGCCAGGTTGCAGCAGGTGTTGCGCATGAAATTAATCAACCTGTCGCAACCATTCGTGCTTATGCCGACAATGCGCGAGTCTTTCTTGAACGGAAGCAACTGGATGCTGCGACAGAAAATCTTGCTGAAATCGCCGCTTTGACAGAGCGCATTGGGATCATCACCGGCGACCTGCGCACTTTTGCACGCAAGGGACATCGCCCGTCGGAATCCGTGCAGCTCGCAGATGTTATATCTGGAGCACTGATCCTGTTACGCAGCCGCTTTTCCGGCAATATGGATCAGTTTGATATTGAATTGCCGCCCATGGATTTGAAAGTCGCCGGACATTCACTAAGGCTTGAACAAATACTCATCAACCTATTTCAAAATGCTCTGGAAGCCGTTGAAGGCAAAGGAAATAGTGGCAAGATTAAAGTCAGAACGAAGTCTCTTTCCAAGACTGTTGTTCTGACGATTTCCGATAATGGCCCCGGTATCCCGCGACATATACAGGACAATCTGTTCACACCATTTAACACGTCAAAAGACCATGGCCTTGGCCTTGGCCTCGTGATCGTCAAGGAAATCCTTAATGATTACGGTGGGAAAATATCAGTAAAAAGCAATGCCCAAGGCACATCATTCCGCGTAGAATTCAAAAAAGCATGA
- a CDS encoding dicarboxylate/amino acid:cation symporter has product MIAIPNGAVDEPRRPIPLYKQLYVQVLVAIAAGILLGHFNPDLGTQLKPLGDAFIKLVKMIIAPVIFLTVATGIAGMTDMKKVGRVAGKAMIYFLTFSTLALIIGLIVANVVQPGAGMHIDPASLDPQAVANYTEKAHEQTIAGFLSGIIPTTIVGAFASGDILQVLFFSVLFGVSLAMVGDKGKPVTDFLQMLTTPVFKLVSILMKAAPIGAFGAMAFTIGKYGIGSIANLAMLIATFYITALLFVLIVLGAVARYNGFSIIALIRYIKEELLLVLGTSSSEAALPSLMDKMEKAGCKRSVVGLVIPTGYSFNLDGTNIYMTLAALFIAQATDIPLSLTDQILLLLVAMLSSKGAAGITGAGFITLAATLSVVPAVPVAGMALILGIDRFMSECRALTNLVGNAVATIVVARWENELDTERLNAAMNGQPIEIEPEPVEEGFLQPAE; this is encoded by the coding sequence ATGATTGCCATACCAAATGGTGCCGTGGATGAACCACGCCGCCCAATTCCACTCTATAAACAACTTTATGTCCAGGTTCTCGTTGCGATTGCAGCAGGCATTCTGCTTGGACATTTCAACCCTGATCTGGGCACCCAGCTAAAGCCGCTTGGTGATGCCTTTATCAAGCTTGTTAAGATGATCATTGCTCCGGTCATTTTCCTGACCGTTGCAACCGGGATTGCCGGTATGACGGATATGAAGAAGGTCGGACGCGTGGCTGGTAAAGCCATGATCTACTTTCTCACATTCTCTACACTTGCCCTCATTATTGGTCTTATCGTTGCAAATGTGGTGCAGCCGGGCGCTGGCATGCATATCGATCCTGCTTCGCTTGATCCGCAGGCCGTTGCGAATTACACCGAAAAGGCACATGAGCAGACGATAGCAGGTTTTCTGTCTGGTATCATTCCAACCACCATTGTCGGTGCTTTTGCCTCTGGCGACATTCTCCAGGTGCTGTTCTTCTCAGTGCTGTTTGGCGTTTCACTCGCCATGGTTGGGGATAAGGGCAAGCCTGTCACCGACTTCCTTCAGATGTTGACAACACCTGTTTTCAAGCTGGTTTCAATCCTGATGAAGGCCGCGCCCATTGGCGCATTCGGTGCCATGGCCTTCACAATTGGCAAATACGGTATAGGTTCTATTGCCAATCTGGCCATGCTGATTGCAACATTCTACATCACAGCTTTATTGTTTGTCCTGATCGTTCTAGGTGCCGTTGCGCGTTATAACGGCTTCTCGATCATCGCGCTTATTCGCTATATCAAAGAAGAGTTGCTGCTCGTACTCGGCACATCCTCGTCTGAAGCGGCGCTGCCAAGTCTTATGGATAAGATGGAAAAGGCGGGTTGTAAGCGTTCTGTCGTCGGTCTCGTTATTCCTACAGGATATTCCTTTAACCTCGACGGTACCAATATCTATATGACGCTTGCAGCGCTCTTTATCGCACAGGCCACCGATATCCCTCTATCGTTGACCGATCAGATCTTGCTTCTGCTTGTTGCGATGTTGAGCTCTAAAGGTGCGGCCGGTATTACCGGCGCAGGCTTCATCACATTGGCAGCAACATTATCTGTCGTTCCAGCGGTTCCCGTTGCGGGTATGGCTCTAATCCTTGGCATCGACCGCTTTATGTCGGAATGCCGCGCCTTGACCAATCTGGTTGGTAATGCAGTCGCTACTATAGTGGTTGCACGCTGGGAAAATGAACTTGATACCGAGCGTCTCAACGCTGCGATGAATGGCCAACCGATCGAGATTGAGCCGGAACCGGTTGAAGAGGGCTTTTTGCAGCCAGCAGAATAG